One genomic segment of Pandoraea thiooxydans includes these proteins:
- a CDS encoding ferritin-like domain-containing protein produces the protein MLRGVIPPVDRLIGIGVLHRRLAAPAPHEHTCDNQSWEISMSAEPTVRTDAFTFYALATLSFVESSVPEFVSTLNVMYADDPEMRDWLRETWLREEIEHGRLARTYIARTWPEFDWQPAYEAFLVRYKPLCDVEYMRPSLALEALSRCVIETETAMIYRCLEAEMTDPELKAMMRKLSSEEVGHYRYFRKTFDRYNAAERHGVIRRLHTIVKRSEMVRDEDISIAFEPLSDAAFWRGPKPFKEMTWQEFLDVSGDMMKRRMPVEAATRMMFKPLETGVWWRDKPTRALLSFMVKRQYPQLAGSDA, from the coding sequence ATGCTGCGCGGTGTAATCCCACCGGTCGACCGTCTCATCGGCATCGGTGTTTTACATCGTCGCCTGGCAGCACCGGCCCCGCACGAGCATACATGTGATAACCAGTCCTGGGAGATTTCCATGTCAGCAGAGCCGACCGTAAGAACCGATGCATTTACCTTCTATGCTCTGGCAACGTTGTCGTTCGTCGAAAGCAGCGTTCCGGAGTTTGTCTCGACCTTGAACGTCATGTACGCGGACGATCCTGAAATGCGGGATTGGCTGCGCGAGACGTGGCTGCGAGAGGAGATCGAGCATGGCCGACTGGCGCGAACCTATATCGCAAGGACGTGGCCCGAGTTCGACTGGCAACCGGCTTACGAAGCGTTTCTGGTACGCTACAAGCCGCTTTGCGACGTCGAATACATGCGCCCGTCGCTGGCCCTCGAAGCACTGTCGCGCTGCGTCATCGAAACCGAAACTGCGATGATCTACCGCTGTCTCGAAGCCGAGATGACGGATCCCGAGCTCAAGGCGATGATGCGCAAGCTCAGCAGCGAGGAGGTTGGGCACTACCGTTATTTCCGCAAAACCTTCGACCGTTACAACGCGGCCGAGCGCCACGGCGTGATTCGCCGGTTGCATACGATAGTCAAGCGCAGCGAAATGGTGCGCGACGAGGACATCTCCATTGCTTTCGAGCCCTTGAGTGACGCTGCTTTCTGGCGAGGGCCGAAGCCGTTCAAAGAAATGACGTGGCAGGAGTTCCTGGATGTGTCTGGCGATATGATGAAGCGACGCATGCCGGTCGAGGCTGCGACCCGGATGATGTTCAAGCCGCTGGAAACGGGGGTCTGGTGGCGTGACAAGCCGACCCGCGCGCTGCTGTCGTTCATGGTCAAGCGGCAGTATCCGCAGCTTGCGGGCAGCGACGCCTAG
- a CDS encoding adenosylcobinamide-GDP ribazoletransferase, which yields MRAFAWMREELRYVLTALGYFTRMPIPAWVGYAPQQLNAAARYFPLVGVLVGAVAAAVYAAAALAWPPRVAILLSMAATLMLTGGFHEDGLADCCDAFGGGMTREKTLEIMHDSRIGAFGALGLTIALLLKWETLAQVQLRLGSAGLLWALVAGHAASRCVAISYLRTLDYVRAEGKAKPVAQRLGDGALGWALLSGLPWLLWPRWQAGLAALAVLVVLRWWLGRWFVRRLGGYTGDCLGFAQQIFELAIYLVLCAWS from the coding sequence ATGCGAGCGTTTGCCTGGATGCGCGAGGAGCTTCGCTATGTGCTGACTGCACTGGGCTATTTCACGCGCATGCCGATCCCGGCCTGGGTCGGCTACGCGCCGCAGCAACTGAACGCGGCGGCGCGCTATTTCCCATTGGTTGGCGTGCTGGTGGGCGCAGTCGCTGCCGCCGTCTATGCCGCAGCGGCGCTTGCCTGGCCGCCGCGCGTGGCCATTTTGCTGAGCATGGCCGCTACGCTGATGCTCACGGGGGGATTTCACGAGGACGGTCTGGCCGATTGTTGCGACGCCTTCGGCGGGGGCATGACGCGCGAGAAGACGCTCGAGATCATGCACGATTCGCGCATCGGCGCATTCGGCGCGCTCGGCCTGACGATCGCGCTGCTGCTGAAATGGGAGACCTTGGCACAAGTGCAACTGCGCCTGGGTTCGGCTGGCCTGCTATGGGCATTGGTGGCCGGCCACGCAGCCAGCCGCTGCGTGGCAATCAGCTATCTGCGCACGCTTGATTATGTGCGCGCCGAAGGCAAAGCCAAGCCGGTGGCGCAGCGGCTCGGCGATGGCGCATTGGGCTGGGCCTTGCTATCGGGCCTGCCGTGGCTGCTGTGGCCACGCTGGCAGGCGGGGCTCGCCGCGCTGGCGGTGCTGGTGGTGCTGCGCTGGTGGCTTGGTCGCTGGTTCGTGCGGCGCCTGGGTGGCTATACGGGCGATTGCCTTGGTTTCGCGCAGCAGATTTTCGAACTGGCAATCTATCTGGTGCTGTGCGCATGGAGCTGA
- a CDS encoding malonate--CoA ligase — translation MMTTPNANLYALLSSRFPADRSACCIETQDGLYYSWDDLERATARIANLLLSLDLPAGSRVAVQVEKSPEALFLYLATLRAGLVYLPLNTAYRAAEIEYFVGNAEPAVVVCTAQNFGWVSKIAFKSGAHSVFTLNDDRSGTLLERAAAHSDACEIVPRAADELAAILYTSGTTGRSKGAMLSHGNLASNAQVLHDYWGWSRRPPGSDVLLHALPIFHVHGLFVASHGALLSGSKMIWLSKFDAREVIRQLPRATVFMGVPTYYVRLLAEDGFTRETCRAMRLFISGSAPLLKETFESFQQRTGHTILERYGMSETVMLTSNPYDGDAGSVRRGGTVGLPLPGVTLRVVDDAGRLCGPDEIGHLQVKGPNVFAGYWRMPEKTREEFTGDGFFKTGDVGKVDRGGYVSIVGRSKDLIISGGFNVYPKEIEGVIDELPGVSESAVVGVPHPDFGEAVVAVVVPRDGASLDAGSVISTLKGRIANFKVPKQVHFVAELPRNTMGKVQKNVLRERFSAAPA, via the coding sequence ATGATGACGACGCCAAACGCCAATCTTTACGCGCTGCTGAGCAGCCGTTTTCCGGCCGATCGCAGCGCTTGCTGCATTGAAACCCAGGACGGGCTTTACTACAGTTGGGACGATCTCGAACGTGCCACCGCGCGAATCGCCAATTTGCTGCTCAGCCTTGATCTGCCTGCAGGTTCGAGAGTGGCAGTGCAAGTGGAGAAGTCACCCGAGGCGTTATTCCTTTACCTGGCGACACTGCGCGCCGGGCTGGTGTATTTGCCCCTGAATACGGCATACCGTGCCGCGGAGATCGAATATTTCGTCGGTAATGCGGAACCTGCGGTCGTGGTGTGCACCGCGCAGAATTTCGGCTGGGTTTCGAAGATCGCTTTCAAGAGCGGCGCTCACAGCGTATTCACGCTCAACGACGATCGCAGCGGTACGTTACTGGAGCGTGCCGCCGCGCACAGCGATGCCTGCGAGATCGTGCCGCGCGCCGCCGACGAGCTGGCAGCGATCCTGTATACGTCCGGGACCACCGGGCGCAGCAAGGGGGCGATGCTCTCGCATGGCAACCTGGCGTCCAACGCGCAAGTGCTGCATGACTATTGGGGCTGGAGCAGGCGCCCGCCAGGCAGCGACGTGCTATTGCACGCGTTGCCGATTTTCCATGTGCATGGCTTGTTTGTCGCCAGTCATGGCGCGCTGCTGTCGGGCAGCAAAATGATCTGGCTGTCGAAGTTCGATGCGCGCGAGGTGATCCGGCAGCTGCCGCGGGCCACGGTCTTCATGGGCGTGCCGACTTACTATGTGCGCCTGTTGGCCGAGGACGGCTTCACGCGGGAGACGTGCCGGGCGATGCGGCTGTTCATTTCCGGCTCGGCGCCTTTGTTGAAGGAGACCTTCGAGTCGTTTCAGCAACGCACCGGGCATACGATTCTGGAGCGCTACGGCATGTCGGAGACGGTCATGCTGACGTCGAATCCGTATGATGGCGACGCCGGTTCGGTGCGGCGCGGCGGCACCGTCGGGTTGCCGCTGCCGGGCGTGACGCTGCGCGTTGTCGACGATGCGGGCCGCCTATGCGGGCCGGACGAGATCGGCCACTTGCAGGTCAAGGGTCCGAACGTGTTCGCAGGCTACTGGCGTATGCCGGAAAAGACCCGCGAGGAATTCACCGGCGACGGATTTTTCAAGACCGGCGACGTTGGCAAGGTCGACCGCGGCGGTTACGTGAGCATCGTCGGGCGCTCCAAGGATCTGATCATCTCGGGCGGTTTCAACGTGTATCCGAAGGAAATCGAAGGGGTGATCGACGAGCTGCCGGGTGTGTCGGAATCCGCGGTGGTCGGTGTGCCGCATCCCGATTTCGGCGAAGCCGTGGTTGCGGTGGTGGTGCCTCGGGACGGCGCTTCGCTCGACGCGGGCAGCGTGATCAGTACGCTCAAGGGGCGCATCGCCAATTTCAAGGTGCCCAAGCAGGTGCATTTCGTCGCGGAGCTGCCGCGCAATACGATGGGCAAGGTGCAGAAGAACGTGTTGCGCGAGCGCTTTTCGGCCGCACCTGCCTGA
- a CDS encoding EVE domain-containing protein, whose amino-acid sequence MKYWLMKSEPEEASIDDLANAPRQTLAWTGVRNYQARNFMRDGMQIGDGVLFYHSSCAVPGIAGIAEVASTPYPDPTQFDPASPYHDPKASREAPRWVLVDVKLVRKTPLLPLSELRDIPELASLQILAKGNRLSVTPVAPEHWEFITTRLLPA is encoded by the coding sequence ATGAAATATTGGCTGATGAAATCCGAACCCGAAGAAGCCAGCATCGACGATCTGGCCAACGCCCCCCGTCAGACGCTGGCCTGGACCGGCGTACGCAACTATCAGGCGCGCAATTTCATGCGCGACGGCATGCAAATCGGCGACGGCGTGCTGTTCTACCATTCCAGCTGCGCGGTACCCGGCATTGCCGGCATCGCGGAAGTGGCCTCGACGCCTTATCCGGATCCGACGCAATTCGACCCGGCCAGTCCTTACCACGATCCGAAAGCCTCCCGGGAAGCGCCGCGCTGGGTGCTCGTCGACGTCAAGCTGGTGCGCAAGACTCCCCTGCTGCCGCTGAGCGAATTGCGTGACATTCCTGAATTAGCGTCGTTACAAATACTTGCCAAAGGTAACCGTCTGTCGGTTACTCCCGTCGCACCTGAACACTGGGAGTTCATCACGACCCGCCTGCTGCCGGCTTGA
- a CDS encoding ABC transporter ATP-binding protein: MTAADAPLITLALCLRADERTLISDLNMTCGAGQIWCVAGPNGAGKTTLLHTLAGLRRRQAGETGEVSLAGRPLSRWRPEALARQRAFMPQQAHDAFGVTVLETVLAGRHPYLVQGRWGTWESAADVAHAQAALQALALLPLAGRDITTLSGGERQRVRLAALLAQQTPVMMLDEPVAHLDLHHQIECLQILARHVARTGGPVLFSCHDLNLGRRFATHALLLDGRGGWRAGPAREILSPAHCSEAFGYPLILLRDGPHEALIPAVGDEQASVRQDIRAQPGVEP, from the coding sequence ATGACAGCGGCTGATGCCCCTCTGATCACGCTCGCCTTGTGCCTGCGGGCCGACGAACGGACCCTGATAAGCGATTTGAATATGACTTGCGGGGCAGGCCAGATATGGTGCGTGGCCGGTCCCAATGGCGCGGGCAAAACGACGCTGCTTCATACCTTGGCGGGCTTGCGTCGCCGCCAGGCAGGCGAGACGGGCGAAGTGTCGCTGGCCGGCCGGCCGCTATCCCGGTGGCGGCCCGAAGCGCTGGCCCGGCAGCGCGCCTTTATGCCGCAGCAGGCGCACGACGCATTTGGCGTGACGGTGTTGGAGACCGTGCTGGCTGGCCGTCATCCCTATCTGGTGCAGGGCCGCTGGGGCACCTGGGAGAGTGCCGCCGATGTCGCACACGCGCAGGCGGCGTTGCAGGCATTGGCGCTCCTGCCGCTGGCCGGACGAGACATCACCACGCTGTCGGGCGGCGAGCGCCAACGGGTCAGGCTCGCCGCGCTGCTGGCGCAGCAGACGCCCGTGATGATGCTCGATGAGCCAGTGGCGCATCTGGACCTGCACCATCAGATCGAGTGTCTGCAAATCCTGGCGCGGCACGTCGCCCGGACGGGCGGGCCGGTGCTGTTTTCCTGCCACGATCTGAATCTCGGCCGGCGCTTCGCCACGCACGCGTTGCTGCTCGATGGCCGCGGCGGCTGGCGCGCCGGCCCGGCCCGTGAGATTCTGTCGCCGGCCCATTGCAGCGAAGCATTTGGCTATCCGTTGATATTGCTGCGCGACGGTCCCCACGAGGCGCTGATTCCCGCGGTGGGCGACGAACAGGCATCCGTTCGGCAGGATATCCGTGCACAACCCGGTGTTGAACCTTGA
- a CDS encoding FecCD family ABC transporter permease, whose amino-acid sequence MTLRRAALIWCVLALAAALALAASLMLGSVRVPAGALLDLLRGRVDGLAGGVVLDLRLPRALSAFACGGLLALAGALMQVLLRNPLADPYVLGVSGGAGVFALLALLLALPAIWVQASAFVGALLAISLVMALARQDFLRADSIDGSPRLLLTGVVLATGWGAAAALILTLAPDAGLRGMLFWLTGDLNGASHGWPAVAVLALLLLVSYPSAHRLNALLRGETVAQSVGVAVAPLRLRIYLVASLATAVAVTTAGAIGFVGLVIPHMLRLAFGNDQRMLLPAAVLGGGTLLMAADLAARTVIAPAQLPVGIITALVGVPVFLWLLLRRRGR is encoded by the coding sequence ATGACGCTGCGCCGCGCTGCGCTCATCTGGTGCGTGCTGGCGCTGGCCGCTGCGCTGGCGCTGGCCGCATCGCTCATGCTCGGCAGCGTGCGGGTGCCGGCCGGTGCGCTGCTCGACCTGCTGCGCGGGCGCGTCGACGGGTTGGCCGGCGGCGTGGTGCTCGACCTGCGCCTGCCGCGCGCGTTGTCGGCTTTTGCCTGTGGCGGGTTGCTGGCGCTGGCCGGCGCGCTGATGCAGGTGCTGCTGCGCAATCCGCTGGCCGACCCGTATGTGCTCGGCGTCTCGGGTGGCGCGGGCGTGTTCGCACTGTTGGCGCTGCTCTTGGCATTGCCGGCGATCTGGGTACAGGCCAGCGCATTCGTGGGCGCATTATTGGCGATCTCGCTGGTGATGGCCCTGGCGCGGCAAGACTTCCTGCGGGCCGATTCCATCGACGGCAGCCCGCGGTTGTTGCTCACCGGCGTGGTGCTGGCGACTGGCTGGGGGGCGGCGGCCGCCTTGATTTTGACGCTGGCGCCTGACGCCGGATTGCGCGGCATGCTGTTCTGGCTCACCGGCGATCTGAATGGTGCGAGCCACGGCTGGCCGGCGGTCGCGGTCCTGGCGCTGTTGCTGCTGGTGAGCTACCCGTCGGCGCATCGTCTCAACGCGCTGCTGCGCGGCGAGACGGTGGCGCAGTCAGTTGGGGTGGCGGTGGCGCCGCTGCGGCTGCGCATTTACCTGGTGGCGTCGCTGGCGACTGCGGTGGCTGTCACCACGGCTGGCGCGATCGGGTTTGTCGGCCTCGTGATTCCGCACATGCTGCGCCTGGCGTTCGGCAACGACCAGCGCATGCTGCTGCCGGCCGCCGTACTTGGCGGCGGCACGCTGCTGATGGCGGCCGACCTGGCCGCTCGCACGGTGATCGCGCCAGCGCAATTGCCGGTTGGCATCATCACCGCACTGGTGGGCGTGCCGGTGTTCCTGTGGCTGCTGCTGCGCAGGCGGGGGCGATGA
- the cobT gene encoding nicotinate-nucleotide--dimethylbenzimidazole phosphoribosyltransferase produces the protein MTTPAMPFDFSIPTIDPLERALQPELQLAIDRKTKPPGSLGQLERVALQLGLIQQSVAPVVRRPAMIVFAGDHGIAHAGVSPYPQAVTAQMVLNFLAGGAAINAFCRLNDMMLEVVNAGVASELPSHRQLVDMPIALGTRSFLDGPAMSGAQLAQAMAAGAARVEHHARHGTNVIGFGEMGIANTSSAACLMQRLCGLPLEVCVGRGTGLDDAGLARKREILARALVRHPMAADPLETLAVFGGFEIAMMTGAYLAAARSRMLILVDGFIATAALLVAQAVAPAVLDYCVFSHASDETGHRAMLERLHARPLLALDLRLGEGTGAALALPLVRAAAAFLGEMATFDAAGVSDRA, from the coding sequence ATGACGACTCCCGCTATGCCATTCGACTTTTCCATCCCGACGATCGACCCGCTCGAGCGCGCGCTGCAGCCGGAATTGCAACTGGCGATCGACCGCAAAACCAAACCGCCCGGCAGTCTTGGACAACTGGAGCGGGTCGCGCTGCAACTCGGCCTGATACAGCAAAGCGTGGCGCCGGTAGTGCGGCGGCCCGCGATGATCGTTTTCGCTGGCGATCACGGCATCGCGCACGCCGGCGTGAGCCCCTACCCGCAGGCGGTGACGGCCCAGATGGTGCTCAACTTCCTGGCCGGCGGGGCCGCCATCAATGCGTTCTGCCGCCTCAATGACATGATGCTGGAGGTCGTCAATGCCGGTGTTGCGTCGGAGCTGCCGAGTCACCGCCAACTTGTCGATATGCCGATCGCTCTCGGCACACGCAGCTTCCTGGACGGACCGGCGATGAGCGGCGCTCAGTTGGCTCAGGCAATGGCCGCCGGCGCGGCCCGGGTCGAGCATCATGCGCGTCACGGCACCAACGTCATAGGATTTGGCGAAATGGGGATCGCCAATACGTCGTCGGCGGCATGCCTAATGCAACGCTTGTGCGGCTTGCCGCTGGAAGTGTGTGTCGGTCGCGGCACCGGGCTCGACGATGCGGGCCTGGCGCGCAAGCGCGAAATTCTGGCGCGCGCGCTGGTGCGCCACCCGATGGCGGCAGATCCGCTCGAGACGCTGGCGGTGTTCGGCGGTTTCGAGATCGCCATGATGACCGGCGCCTATCTGGCCGCGGCGCGCTCGCGCATGTTGATTCTGGTCGACGGCTTCATTGCCACCGCGGCGTTGCTGGTGGCGCAGGCGGTTGCGCCGGCGGTGCTCGATTATTGCGTGTTTTCTCACGCCTCCGATGAAACCGGGCACCGCGCGATGCTCGAGCGCCTGCATGCGCGGCCACTGCTGGCGCTCGACCTGCGACTCGGCGAGGGCACTGGCGCCGCGCTCGCGTTGCCGCTGGTGCGTGCGGCGGCGGCGTTCCTGGGCGAAATGGCGACGTTCGACGCCGCCGGCGTAAGCGATCGGGCGTAG
- a CDS encoding enoyl-CoA hydratase/isomerase family protein, which yields MEPTTAGGCVTIDRVAAHAGEGVATIVLSHPGKLNALSVRMWRELHACVSQLAADDEVRAIVVRGADGHFAAGADIEEFPVERGTEAALRHYHNDIIAPALDALAGCRHPTVALIEGVCVGGGLEIAAHCDLRIAGEASRFGIPINQLGFSMAPGELRGVLGLVGRAVALELLLEGRIFGAHEAREKGLLTRVTHERDAAAEAYAAARRIAAGAPLAARINKMLIRRMTPQAEPLTESEWVAAFAYWDSHDHREGVAAFLEKRVPNFRGH from the coding sequence ATGGAACCCACCACGGCGGGCGGCTGTGTGACGATCGATCGAGTTGCCGCCCATGCTGGCGAGGGCGTTGCCACGATCGTGTTGAGCCATCCAGGCAAGCTCAACGCGCTGTCGGTCAGAATGTGGCGTGAGTTGCATGCGTGCGTCTCCCAACTGGCGGCCGACGATGAGGTGCGCGCGATCGTCGTGCGTGGCGCGGACGGCCATTTCGCGGCGGGCGCCGATATCGAGGAGTTTCCTGTCGAGCGGGGCACCGAAGCCGCACTGCGGCATTACCACAATGACATTATCGCCCCGGCACTCGATGCGCTGGCGGGCTGCCGTCACCCGACCGTGGCCCTGATCGAAGGGGTATGCGTGGGCGGCGGGCTGGAGATCGCCGCGCATTGCGATTTGCGAATTGCCGGCGAAGCCAGCCGGTTCGGCATTCCAATCAATCAATTGGGCTTTTCGATGGCGCCCGGCGAGTTGCGCGGCGTGCTTGGCCTGGTGGGGCGTGCGGTTGCCCTGGAGTTGCTGCTGGAGGGGCGGATTTTCGGTGCGCATGAGGCCAGGGAAAAGGGCCTGCTGACACGCGTCACGCACGAGCGCGACGCCGCCGCCGAGGCTTACGCCGCAGCTCGGCGCATCGCGGCGGGTGCACCGCTGGCGGCCCGCATCAATAAAATGCTGATCCGGCGCATGACGCCGCAAGCGGAGCCGTTGACTGAAAGTGAATGGGTCGCCGCATTTGCCTATTGGGATTCGCATGACCATCGCGAGGGGGTGGCCGCTTTTCTAGAAAAGCGCGTGCCGAACTTTCGCGGGCACTGA
- a CDS encoding cell division protein ZapA, translated as MSTKQIEVAIAGQSYRLACQPELENDLRAAVAKVDEEMSKLRAQSSVRGTDRIAVMAALSLASELLNLQKSVNAGQAFPAEEIQRTIEHMNERLDQVIDQYQA; from the coding sequence ATGAGCACCAAACAGATCGAAGTGGCCATTGCCGGCCAGTCCTATCGGCTTGCTTGTCAGCCGGAACTCGAGAACGATCTGCGCGCCGCCGTCGCCAAGGTCGACGAGGAAATGAGCAAGTTGCGCGCGCAAAGCAGCGTGCGCGGCACCGACCGTATCGCCGTGATGGCGGCGCTGAGCTTGGCATCGGAATTGCTTAATCTACAAAAGAGCGTGAACGCTGGACAAGCGTTTCCCGCCGAAGAAATCCAGCGTACAATTGAACACATGAATGAAAGGCTGGATCAGGTCATCGACCAGTATCAAGCCTGA
- a CDS encoding TonB-dependent receptor domain-containing protein, with translation MRLHANAAALFALAGLPALFAGVANAQTAEPVAALDPTVVTASRTAQKLSDTLASTTVISHRQIQDSQAADLPELLRSVAGIEMVQTGGPGSQASIFMRGANSSQVLVLIDGVPVSSATTGLTEIDQIPASQIDHIEIVRGNVSALYGSQAIGGVIQIFTKHGGYHRPRASAELSYGSYDTRRAQIGLSGALDKAGKTQFSLNASTYKTRGFSAIDPAQGAIVNPAPGQGANPNDNGYENRSFSAQLSHRLNADWEVGANWFQTDGTVSFDNAYGLPTDINETDTRVRLLSAYAKGHLTKWWSTRATVSQGNDDNASYLNAQANGDFHTRTRQFDWQNDFALSANQSLQAGYEHQNQDVSASTAYAATTRRVDSVFAGYLGKFGRNQLQLNVRRDVYSDFGGANSYYAGYGFSLTPQWKLLASLSDAFRAPTFNELYYPGYGNANLLPERAHSLEFGVQHSSALGTVRVNVFRTRYSDLINADAQNGYLAGNIDSAEVKGVETIYMGNLAGVDVNLNATLQSPVDNANDTLLPRRARRFARVSLARKIGGVRWGAEWLVSSRRLDGATPYTLGGYGIVNLSARYDINKSWYVAARLDNVFNKAYELAYSYNTTGRAAYVTLGWHPR, from the coding sequence ATGCGTCTTCACGCCAATGCGGCCGCGCTCTTCGCGCTGGCCGGTCTGCCGGCGCTCTTTGCCGGCGTTGCCAACGCCCAGACTGCCGAGCCGGTTGCAGCGCTCGATCCCACCGTGGTGACGGCTTCACGCACCGCACAAAAACTGAGTGACACGCTTGCCAGCACAACGGTCATTTCTCATCGGCAGATTCAGGATAGCCAGGCGGCCGACCTGCCCGAACTGTTGCGCAGCGTGGCTGGCATCGAGATGGTCCAGACCGGCGGCCCCGGGTCGCAGGCGAGCATTTTCATGCGCGGCGCCAACTCGAGCCAGGTGCTGGTTCTGATCGACGGCGTGCCGGTGAGTTCTGCCACGACCGGCCTGACCGAGATCGACCAGATTCCCGCCAGCCAGATCGACCATATCGAAATCGTGCGCGGCAATGTCTCGGCACTGTATGGCTCGCAGGCAATTGGCGGCGTGATTCAGATTTTCACCAAGCATGGCGGCTACCACCGGCCGCGCGCGAGCGCCGAGCTGAGTTATGGCTCCTACGATACGCGCCGCGCCCAGATCGGCTTGAGCGGTGCACTGGACAAGGCGGGCAAGACGCAATTCAGCCTGAACGCGTCGACTTACAAGACCCGTGGCTTTTCGGCGATCGATCCCGCGCAGGGCGCGATCGTCAATCCGGCCCCCGGGCAAGGCGCGAATCCGAACGACAACGGGTATGAGAACCGCAGCTTCTCGGCGCAATTGTCGCATCGCCTGAACGCGGACTGGGAAGTCGGTGCCAACTGGTTCCAGACCGACGGCACGGTCAGTTTCGACAACGCCTACGGATTGCCGACCGACATCAACGAGACCGACACGCGCGTGCGCCTGCTGTCGGCCTATGCGAAGGGCCATCTGACCAAGTGGTGGAGCACCCGGGCGACCGTGTCGCAAGGCAACGACGACAATGCCTCCTATTTGAACGCACAGGCCAACGGCGACTTCCACACCCGCACGCGACAGTTCGACTGGCAGAACGATTTCGCGCTGAGTGCCAACCAGTCGCTGCAAGCTGGCTATGAGCATCAGAATCAGGACGTCAGCGCGTCTACTGCATATGCCGCTACCACGCGACGTGTCGATTCCGTGTTCGCCGGCTACCTGGGAAAATTCGGCCGGAACCAGTTGCAGTTGAACGTGCGGCGTGACGTGTATTCGGACTTCGGCGGCGCCAATTCCTACTATGCCGGGTACGGCTTCTCTCTGACGCCGCAGTGGAAGCTGCTGGCCAGCCTGAGCGACGCATTTCGCGCGCCGACCTTCAACGAGCTCTATTACCCGGGCTACGGCAACGCGAATTTGCTGCCCGAGCGCGCACATTCGCTGGAGTTCGGCGTACAGCATAGTTCAGCGCTCGGCACCGTGCGCGTCAATGTGTTCCGCACGCGGTACAGCGACCTGATCAACGCCGATGCGCAGAACGGCTACCTCGCGGGGAATATCGACAGCGCCGAAGTCAAGGGCGTCGAGACGATCTACATGGGGAATCTGGCTGGCGTCGATGTAAATTTGAACGCCACGCTGCAAAGTCCGGTGGATAATGCCAACGACACGCTGCTGCCACGCCGCGCCCGGCGCTTCGCTCGTGTTTCGCTGGCGCGCAAAATCGGTGGCGTGCGCTGGGGCGCCGAATGGCTGGTCAGCTCCAGGCGACTCGACGGTGCCACGCCGTACACGCTGGGCGGCTACGGTATCGTCAATCTGAGCGCGCGATACGACATCAACAAATCCTGGTACGTCGCCGCGCGTCTGGACAACGTTTTCAACAAGGCTTACGAGCTTGCATACAGTTACAACACGACCGGACGCGCTGCCTATGTCACGCTTGGCTGGCATCCTCGCTAG
- a CDS encoding SIMPL domain-containing protein (The SIMPL domain is named for its presence in mouse protein SIMPL (signalling molecule that associates with mouse pelle-like kinase). Bacterial member BP26, from Brucella, was shown to assemble into a channel-like structure, while YggE from E. coli has been associated with resistance to oxidative stress.) gives MKRYATAAALLLALGSLSAQARAADAAPSGVLSLDAQANTEVPQDTVQITLFAEQQGSDPAAVSAALNQKATQALKRTKAQTDVSVQTGNVSLDPTSDRNGRISSWRGRTELLLKSRDFAAASRLAGQLSDAMQVGSVSFSLSREAQRAAESKLTAQAISAFKEQAQANSRAFGYSGYTIREVRVGYSTPIVPHPFMMNAMAADKAAAPSVPLEGGKAQVTVNVSGSVQMVH, from the coding sequence ATGAAACGATACGCAACCGCCGCCGCCCTCCTGCTGGCTCTCGGCAGCCTGTCGGCACAAGCCAGGGCTGCCGACGCGGCCCCCTCGGGCGTGCTCTCGCTGGACGCGCAAGCCAACACCGAAGTGCCGCAGGACACCGTGCAAATCACCCTGTTTGCCGAGCAGCAAGGCAGCGACCCGGCCGCCGTGTCAGCCGCGCTGAACCAGAAGGCGACCCAGGCGCTCAAGCGAACCAAGGCGCAGACCGACGTCAGTGTGCAGACCGGCAATGTTTCTCTCGACCCGACCAGCGACCGCAACGGACGGATTTCGTCGTGGCGCGGGCGCACCGAACTGTTGCTCAAGTCGCGCGACTTCGCCGCCGCCTCACGGCTGGCCGGACAACTGAGCGACGCAATGCAGGTGGGGAGCGTGTCGTTCTCGCTGTCGCGCGAGGCACAGCGAGCCGCCGAAAGCAAGCTGACCGCTCAGGCGATCTCCGCATTCAAGGAACAGGCTCAGGCCAACAGCCGCGCCTTCGGCTATTCGGGCTATACGATTCGTGAAGTGCGTGTCGGCTATAGCACGCCGATCGTGCCGCATCCGTTCATGATGAATGCAATGGCCGCTGACAAGGCAGCCGCGCCCAGCGTGCCGCTCGAAGGCGGCAAGGCGCAAGTGACGGTGAATGTCTCAGGCTCGGTACAGATGGTGCACTGA